In Mus musculus strain C57BL/6J chromosome 15, GRCm38.p6 C57BL/6J, the genomic stretch GACACTCGTTCCTGAAATATATACCTctctatatatatttaaacaaggAATGCCCTGTCGCTTTcttattaggaaaagaaaaaccacatcACCATTCTGATACCCATTCTCATCCAAGCATTCCAAAACTGGGACTCTACTCCACGCAGGTAGAGACTTCACAGAGCTCTCCCCGTCAGAGTCATTCTTAGGAAGagggaaataataaaatagatacTCTTGGGTCCCACCTATTTCCCTGTTTACCTTGACATCTCCAGCTGCAGGGAAAACTTCTGGAACTAGAAATGCTGAAAATTCAATAGGTCTTCCATAAGTTGACACTAGTGGCTTTACGACTACTCCTCTGTGATCTCTGCTTTCTTGTGTCAATGATGCATACCAGTTCCACAAAGTGCATGATTCTTAAAGATTTCATTTAAACTGGCAGGGTAAACCTGTAGTCTTGCCTGCCTACACCCTGAAGAGAAGTGAATGAGATTTAGACGCTATGGCCATCTGATTCATCTTGGGTTAAAAGTGCTTTGTGGGATGTGCTCAATTTGGCAAGGTTGATAAATCCAACCTTGCAGGGTTTAGCTAGTTTGGAAGCAGCCTCTAGGAGACTGCGTATGAAATTGTATGCGTGAGAAGGGAAGTGAATGCCTGATCCTTTCCACCTTGTCGCACAACACACCTGCACACAGAAGCGCACACGCTCATATTACACACGCGTACACACAGCCACCCAGTCCttgggggaagaagagaggagttAGGTCGGAGACATCACTACGGGTAGTCAGTCAAAGACTTCAGTTGGCCATCCTCCCAGCTCTGTCTTGGTGCTCCTGTTCTCACACCTGTCCTAGGAAAGCCACcccagagagaggaggcagggtggggagaAATGTAAGGCATAACTCtggtggggagaaaggaaggaatccATGCTTCATGCTCAGGTGCGAGCTTCAGAGAGGATGGGCCTCTATTTTCCCTTTGGACAGCTCTGCCTGGCTGGAAAGGCCGGAAAGaaatgaaaccaggaaaggagggaagagagaaaggaatgatGATGACCGTAAGCACAAAAAaagagaataataataaataaggagggaaagaggagttgGGACAATGAAACTTACATCTGCATGACAAATGATTCTTCCATGTACTTCCCTCCCACACTTAGATGGACTTGCGACGGAGGTGCAGCCTATGGTCCCCGCAGGTGTGCATTCCAGGAGGAATGGCGCCGAAAACGGACCGGAAGTAGGTGTTCCTCAGCACGTCTGGAGGGATCTCTTCAACCCTGCAGGAAACGGTGTGGACGGTAGCCCGGACACTCCTGATAGTGGcaccagcagccacagcagcaggagcaggcgcaggagcaggagcaggcgCAGGAGCAGAAATAGGAGCAGTAACAACAACATTATCGacgacatcatcatcatcatcatcgtcatcatcttTACCCCAGTTGGTACCAGGGAAGCAGAGATAGCACAGGGTTCTGCCGTATTTCCTGAGGAAGTACATGGCGTGGTGCCTCTTGCGTCTCTGAGGCGCACGGACAGACACTCTTCTTGGATTTCCAGCAAGAATCTCCGCAACTTCTCCCTCCAGTAGCTCCTCATCGGTATTCATGGTCAGGAATCGCAGGACCACAAGATTGAGGAAGGCACCGATGACGGTCAGGCCCACCAGGATATACATGAAGCTGAAGGCCACATAGAATGGCTTCCTCTGCAGCGCACCCTTGGCCTGCAGGGCCACAAAATCGCCGAACCCTATAGTAGTCAATGTTATGAAGCAGTAGTAGTAGGCATGGAAGAAGCTCCAATCTTCACACTGGGAAAAGGCAGCCGCCCCAAGGCACAGGGTGCCCATGCAGGAAAAGAAGCCGACGGTCACCATGTTCTCCATAGAAACTTCAGTGTTGCGCATGCCACAGCACTTCTTGATACGTTTCAGCAGGTAGCGCACGAAGGTGTTCATGCGCTCGCCCAGGCTCTGGAACATAACCAGCGTCAGGGGGATACCCAGCACAGCGTAGAACATACAGAAGGCCTTGCCAGCATCAGTTCCAGGTGCAGCATGTCCATATCCTatggaaaggaggagaagaatgGGAACAATAGTTAGGAAAGGTTCTGTGGGGTTCAGATACAGAAACATCAGACATTTCGAACAGACTGGAGATTAGAgcataaaagatgaaaaaaataaaaaataaaaaggaccatTTCAAGAGTCACATAAGTGCCGGGGCAGGAGGGATTCAGGAAAATGTCGCTATAAAGGGATTCGGTGTACAGATTAAGTACCTCTAATCTCAAAATGTAAACTCAAAAGTGCTACAAAACCCACaacgttttgttttattttgttttgttttgttttgttttgttttgttttgttttgtgtcagagtCTCTCGTGTAGTTCAAGTTAACCTCAAGCtcatgtagatgaggctggcccgGGACTCCTGGTCCCCCTACCTCCacctccaagtgctggaactgTAGACGTCCGCTCTCAAGACGATATTGGTATCAACATGGTGCCGCAAAAAGAAATTTCCACGCAATGAAACTTTGTTTGATCTAAAAATCTCCTTAAGCTATTTATTAGATATGTGTGACATGCAAATGGAGCATGCCTTGACGCTGGAGTCACTTCCCTAAAAGATCTCATTATATAGATACAAAAATCCCCAAATCTGAAAAGGTTCCAAACCTCAAGTACAAAAAATAGGCTGAAGCATTTTGGGGTGCTTTTCAGCCTTAACTGCCACCTAAGAGGCAAAGAAGACTCATTTGAGAAGAGTCCCTCTTACTAGTTTGATATCTGATAGGCTGAGGCACGTCAATGTTCTTAGAGTAATACAGCGTCCTTACTCCTAAGTGCAAAAACCCAAGAGAGAAAATGGACTATCCCTACCACAGATCCACATAAAGAGGGAAGTCTGAAAGAATGGATGCTGTGGGCTGGCAGGAGGCTGGCTCCTCATGTGCCATCTCTGTCTAAAAGTGTATAATGACCCTAAGCAGATGGAGTAATGACTCCAAGCCCACAAACAAGAAAGCCAATAAGTGATTTAGCAGGTGAACTAATATCACATCTTCAGAGCCGGAGCCTGGTATTTTTGTCTACCAAGAATGAGGCTAAAAGCAAGAGTCAAAATTGAAAGAAGTCATGGCAGAGCAGGAGGGACTTTTCTGTTGTTCACTTTGTTCAGGGATGTATCCCCACACCTAGGCAGTGTCTCTAAGGTAGAAAGTTGATCTGGTAATAGGATTTAACCTTGTATCAAGGGTAACCTTgatagagagagaacacacagccCTCAAAGACCTCAGTACCAGTTTCATTCTAGTACAAGTTCTGAAATGAATATtgcccagaaaaaaagaaaaaagaaaaatatatcatgGAGAGTGTTTGGACTGGGAATTTGGAGGCTAGAATTCAAACCCTGCCCCATCAAGGAAGGTGACATGTATGCTTCCCCAAGTGGCATGCTCATGGTCACATACCACCATTATTATGTTACATCCCAGAGAGTCTCTGTCAACTGACACGTGGGATGATGATGTCTCTAGGTAGACTGTTGGGCAAATCTTCTGAGACCAGAGACCTAATAGAACCTACCCAACCCtgttctccctcccactcctgttTCTATTCTACCCACATTCCTCTGCTGTAGTTTTTCACCTTTCCAGAAGATGTGGCCTCATTCTCTCTAGTCCCCAACCCCTCCACCCCATCCATTACTGAACTCTGTTGTTTCAGATACCCCTCGTCCATTACAAAGGTAGATACAGGGCATGATGCAAAGTTGGAACCAGGCCAGAGTAGGGAGGCAGAAAAGCAGAGAAGGACCTCAATGTATATTTTGATACAAATAACCCAGTGTGAAgaatgaagagaggaaaggattGAAAATAAGCACCACAGAAAGCTCCAGGGACAAGGAGATATTCTAGAgggaaagataaaatgaaaatgagagaAATAGTGGCTTCAAATCAGCCACCCTTGGTAAAAGGCAGATTGACAGAGTTGGTTATCTCTGCAAACTTAAGAAagataaatgtaaagaaaaccaCACACCAGTGATGTTAAAAAGAAAGCTAAAGAGAGACCTGCTGAAaggcagacaggaaaaaaaaatgacacaacTGATTCTGCAAGGCCAACACCTCTTAGACTACTGATATCTAACCATAAACAATGAAGGCCGAGAAGCAATTGGAGCCATGTCAATAAAgagtcagggggaaaaaaaacgtTACCCCAGAATCCCCTGTCCTAAGGAAACAATCTGCATGTTCAGCTTTTCAAAGCTGGAGAGTGCAACACCATCAGATCAGCACAGCATACCTACTGGAGGAGGGAGCTCTTCCCCCAAAGAAGACAGCAGATGAAAATTTAGgacttcaggggaaaaaaaatgaatcatgTGTTGAGAAATATAAAATGCACAGATGTTATTTCCTCTCCCCCCTGCACGAAGCTCACCTGCAGAGCAGACACCAATGGATGGGGTGGAAGGGTTGGGGACTAGAGAGAATGAGGCCACATCTTCTGGAAAGGTGACAAACTACAGCAGAGGAATGTGGGTAGAATAGAaacaggagtgggagggagaacaGGGTTGGGTAGGTTCTATTAGGTCTCTGGTCTCAGAAGATTTGCCCAACAGTCTACCTAGAGACATCATCATCCCACGTGTCAGTTGACAGAGACTCTCTGGGATGTAACATAATAATGGTGGACTCAATAAGCACTTAACAGTTCTACCTGGGATATACTTAATGTAGGAAATAAACATAGCATCATATGACTCAAAAGCTGAGTGCTGGGTCCCCTTATCTGTCACTCATGTTCTTCAAGGATAGTTCAAAGAGTGCTCCCCAAATCCTCCaatagaagcttttttttttttttaaattcagacaAGCTCTCACTCTCTAGTACAgtatgccctggaactcactacataaccttcccttgaatttacagaaatcctcctgtctcagcctcccaagtgcttggataacaagcatgtgctaccactccAGGCTCTCGAAAGCCATCTTTGAGTTCACACTACAATGCAGTCTTGCCCAGAGGTCAAAATTGGTCCCTACAGCGGGCCAATTCGTCTTGAAGCTGATTGACCCCTTAGGGAGAACAAGTATCCTCCATTCTCCAGCCTCATTTTTATGCTTGCCATGTTTACTGTGACTGCTTACTGGTGCCAGCTAAGGGTGCAGTGCATAGAGAAGGTTGTGTTGGGGGAATTTGCTGCTGGAGAGgagtaaaatatttataaatggcAGAAAGGGGGTTCTGACAATAGGGATTAAAACAGGCACAAATCCCAATAAAGAATGACTCAGGGTGGCTTTGAGAAGAGATATGCTAGGGAAGGGAGCTAACCTTGGCCCCTTGTGCTTCCAAGATGGTTCCTACTTCAGCCCATGATGCAGCTAGCCTCCCATCTATCCTCCTGTAACTTCCTAAATTAATTCTCTaaacctttcttcccttttctgtaAAAAGGACATGAAGTGAAGCAATCTCTTTATGTTATCTAGCGTTTTATAGTATGCTTTCCTGCATTTAGTCTTTCCTCTGGAAGAAGGTATCAATGTTTGTGGCATTCTATGCTAAGCCATTGCTTATTCACAGGGCCCTCTGTGTTCTGCAGAGGGAAATCCCTTCATGTGTGTTTTTCCTGATTCCCGGGGCGGGGGGTGGAGAAACAGGCTTCTTTTAACTTTGTATCTTAAGGGAACAAAGGGACCCCAAATACACTTTTTAACACGGAAGTGTGCAAAGCATGAATTTCTCATCGAAAGTGGGCAAAGGGAAGGGCTGAGATGTCTCCCATCTGTAAAGGGGCcacaaaaccctgtctcacaggGCAATGTTGTGCTGCTGAGGCACCTGTCAATGCCCAGGCTGTGATGTGAGTTCATGCCAAACATGAAGATGCCTGGGGTGGGACACATTTCAGCCCCCAAGTATCTCAGACTTGGGTCCACAGCATCTCCATGCTTTGAAGAAAAGCTGGCGTTCCCTATCCTCCTCCATACAGGATTGGACTCACAGCCTCTCACCCTGCTTTTAAGGAAGGGGGATGGGGGCTCTCCTCCACACTAGCTTACTTTCTACAAGCAGCGGAGGAAATGCTGTCCACAAAGAGTCCACAGGGTGGCAGAATGGTGGAAGCCTTGGCCTGTGGTCTCTCTCAGCCTGCCACCAGAGGTGCAAGGGTGCCCTCTGGCGGGTGATCTGTCACTGCAGAGCATGAATGCAAGCATAGGTCCTGACACCTGCCCAGGTTCCCTCCTGGGATGAGTCCAAGAATCACGAGAAAAAGTCActaaagtgtctttttttttactgGCAAAACATATGTTacctggtggattttttttctctcagaagGTATCATCAGTCAATGGAATGTTGGcagagataaaaaataaaactagtaaTGACCAGTGTTTACTAATAGCATGAGGTACCAGGAACTAAGCTAAAACCTTTTTACACACAATAACTCATCTCCTGGGGGAAACAGGGGGCCCTTTCCAGGTAGCCAGTATTCTCCTCTACATGGATGTGGTAGTGTTCATGATCTTGGGCTTAGCATGATAGCTTCCTAAGCTCCCATGTCAGGCTGATCTGGGCCTTGATCCTAATTTATCCCCCGTTGTCAGCCACACCCACAGTGCAAATGAGGTATCCACATTGTCCCCCTGGGTCAGGAAATCCAGGTTCTCCTATTGGTCTTCTTGTTGCACCCACATAAAACCTTCCCTTCTGCCACGCTTTCCTGTATTCTCCACCATCCAAAAATCTCTGCAAAAAAATGTGGAGAGACAAATCAAagactcataagaaaaaataaggGTAGAAAGCTGGCTGATGTTTGAGAAGTCTGTGATAGGATAAGAAAATCAGTAATAGTTGGAAGCCACCAGGACTTGGGTTGGGATGGTTCAGTGGGAAGAGGTACATTCCCTCCCTCAGCTAATAGTGTTAGGCTCAGATGGCTTCAGGCCAGTTATAGTGTAGCAAGACTTGTGGGTGGTCAGAGGTAAGCAAAGCTCTGACCTTGACACAGGGAAACCTCCACACTTTACAATATCATCTCTGATGATCTCTCTACAAAAGTCCATTCTAGAAGCTAGCCTGTATTATTTGCACTGACCTctgttttgcttgtgtgtctcTCTCCAAAGAGCCACGAGAGCACTGGATTTCCAGCCTCCGGATGAAGACTTAAGTTTACAGCCTTGCTATATGCTGGTTTATGATGCAGTGTCTCTTTGTAGGCTGTGGTAAGGCAAGGAGTTGGATAGATTCCCAGGGTGGGGCAGAAAGGTCCCCAGAGGTAAGCATCTACCTATTTGAGCTTCTTGGTTGAAGCTTCACAGAAAGAAAACCATGCTCAAGTGGAACATTGTCCTTGATATCCTTCCCCCAAAAAGCAAGGATGACAGTTGCTGGGGTGGACACTTGTGCATCTGTCACAGCTGATTCCCATCAACCAGCATCGCGAGACACCACAAGCAAAGGGTAGAGGCAGGCATTGCCAGGGGACGCATGATAACCATAATTGCTGCATGATAGCAGTTAGAGATGGATGATCGTAGCCCTAATGGACTTCTTCCATGTCTCAGCTATATAACCTAGGTAAGTCATCTAACCATGTAGGGGTGGAGACATCAAAACCCAAGCAAGAAAGGAGATAAAACtatccccacccacccaatcctgaTTATCTCTTACACTTCCAATTATTTGTAGTGTCCTTTTTGCTTTTTAGACTTTTCCACTTTAAAAGTTACTGGCTATAGGAATAAAAATTCACATAATAGAAAGAAACAAGAGCAAACAGAAGAGAGATCAAAACTGATGAATGTCTATGTACCATCTTTCTGCTCAGACCTGGGAACATTTCCTTATGTTTCCCAAATCCTATTCCTAAATACTTTTTCCATGACTGAGAGAAAACTTCACATAAGCAATTATTTAAAAATGCTAACACTAGTCTATTGCCAATAGCATTCTTCATAAGCATCATTTTTAATTCATCAGCTTCAAGTAGAGGCGCCACAATTTCTTCGCCTAAATAGACTAAATGTGGAATGTGTTGGATTCTAATTTGCTTCTGTTGCTAACAGTCATTTGTGTTTTGGCCAAAAGCACACAGTTCCTGGCCTCGGAAGTTTTATTCCAAAAGCAAAGGAGAGAAATCAAGGAAGTGCCAGCAAATGGGCTGAACTCTGTCCTAATACCAGTGAGATGTGTCCTCCAATGGCATGCCCAATGTTATTAGGTGATCACTTCTACTTCCTTGCCTTGTTCCAATAAATTATACTCAGTGAAACTAAGATGGCCACCATGGGTTCTCATCTCAGGGTGTTAGGGGCATGGGTGGATAGATGTAAACAAAACTATTCAAATCCGTAAGTATATAAAAtgttcctgggggggggggggaactgaaATAAATGGAAGAAACACCTTGGAGACACACAATGTTCCATGCTCTTGGGAGAGTTGGAGGAAGAGTAAAAACGGCAGAAAGATTAtctaaagaaataataaacaagACCTTTCaaactttaatgaaaatgttgatctGAACATCTAAAAAGCTTAACATAATGACAAGAAGGATGAGTGCCTAGATTTAAATTACTGTAAGTGCAAGAAGACAATGATGCAATGTTAAAACGAACAAGGGAAAACCAACTCATTGTTAGGACTCCTCAATAAGGTCCATGAGTGACTCTTATTCCAAAGCAGAGTCCAGAAGACAATGGAATGACATGATCAACATGCTGAAAGAAAATGTCAACCAAGGATTTCATATCCATTTAAACTAT encodes the following:
- the Kcnk9 gene encoding potassium channel subfamily K member 9, giving the protein MKRQNVRTLSLIACTFTYLLVGAAVFDALESDHEMREEEKLKAEEVRLRGKYNISSDDYQQLELVILQSEPHRAGVQWKFAGSFYFAITVITTIGYGHAAPGTDAGKAFCMFYAVLGIPLTLVMFQSLGERMNTFVRYLLKRIKKCCGMRNTEVSMENMVTVGFFSCMGTLCLGAAAFSQCEDWSFFHAYYYCFITLTTIGFGDFVALQAKGALQRKPFYVAFSFMYILVGLTVIGAFLNLVVLRFLTMNTDEELLEGEVAEILAGNPRRVSVRAPQRRKRHHAMYFLRKYGRTLCYLCFPGTNWGKDDDDDDDDDVVDNVVVTAPISAPAPAPAPAPAPAAVAAGATIRSVRATVHTVSCRVEEIPPDVLRNTYFRSVFGAIPPGMHTCGDHRLHLRRKSI
- the Kcnk9 gene encoding potassium channel subfamily K member 9 isoform X1; this encodes MSTISRAPVVITTPADPPVYAESVALGAPEEPAVPAEPAAPAEPAAPTEPAAPAEPAAPAEPAEPAEPAEPAEPAEPAEPAAPAEPAAPAEPAAPAEEAEPAEPGASAGPAESAESGEPGEVVESQEPAAPGETPQPSGGGEVRESDDAQEETEISNISCGICCYHRLQLRLHRRGGLVSAALHWDSRGLVQLPFSISFFAAMKRQNVRTLSLIACTFTYLLVGAAVFDALESDHEMREEEKLKAEEVRLRGKYNISSDDYQQLELVILQSEPHRAGVQWKFAGSFYFAITVITTIGYGHAAPGTDAGKAFCMFYAVLGIPLTLVMFQSLGERMNTFVRYLLKRIKKCCGMRNTEVSMENMVTVGFFSCMGTLCLGAAAFSQCEDWSFFHAYYYCFITLTTIGFGDFVALQAKGALQRKPFYVAFSFMYILVGLTVIGAFLNLVVLRFLTMNTDEELLEGEVAEILAGNPRRVSVRAPQRRKRHHAMYFLRKYGRTLCYLCFPGTNWGKDDDDDDDDDVVDNVVVTAPISAPAPAPAPAPAPAAVAAGATIRSVRATVHTVSCRVEEIPPDVLRNTYFRSVFGAIPPGMHTCGDHRLHLRRKSI